The Megalobrama amblycephala isolate DHTTF-2021 linkage group LG13, ASM1881202v1, whole genome shotgun sequence genome contains a region encoding:
- the LOC125244257 gene encoding protein rapunzel-like, whose translation MAEKQQIKATAVKVLCYVEKVSSFASSIDPLFGIVTSVIGVVKKGLVDEEDHEMHKDFKEIHEKLETISEKNKKVLQQIRMHEINQNYSKHKEAIKHQYKAFNTMVERVKLDPENSDHHMQEFVKIYIEDQRDKSLDVFYRGVMGTPTAFSSMSILQVYLDKCDRNKKVMEACCSHLAHLFSIGLMTLMAYVAVTEGDEDKVRVKWGQRVIEIQTKMQEALDQCTEEN comes from the coding sequence ATGGCAGAAAAACAGCAGATCAAAGCGACTGCGGTCAAAGTGCTGTGCTATGTGGAGAAAGTGTCCTCCTTCGCCTCCTCCATAGATCCTCTCTTCGGGATTGTGACTTCGGTGATCGGGGTCGTCAAGAAAGGCCTCGTAGATGAAGAGGACCATGAGATGCACAAAGACTTCAAGGAGATCCACGAGAAGCTGGAAACCATCTCAGAGAAGAACAAGAAGGTGCTCCAACAGATCCGCATGCACGAGATCAACCAGAATTATAGCAAACACAAGGAGGCCATCAAGCATCAGTACAAAGCTTTCAACACCATGGTGGAAAGAGTAAAACTGGACCCTGAGAACTCAGATCATCACATGCAGGAGTTTGTGAAGATCTACATAGAAGACCAGAGAGACAAGAGCTTAGATGTGTTTTATCGTGGTGTGATGGGCACCCCTACTGCTTTCAGTTCAATGTCCATCCTACAAGTGTACCTGGATAAATGTGATAGGAACAAAAAGGTGATGGAGGCCTGCTGCTCTCACTTGGCCCACCTGTTTTCCATCGGTCTTATGACGCTGATGGCCTACGTCGCCGTCACTGAAGGTGACGAGGATAAAGTGAGAGTCAAATGGGGCCAGAGGGTCATTGAGATTCAAACCAAGATGCAAGAAGCTCTGGACCAATGCACTGAGGAAAACTGA
- the LOC125244258 gene encoding LOW QUALITY PROTEIN: protein rapunzel-like (The sequence of the model RefSeq protein was modified relative to this genomic sequence to represent the inferred CDS: inserted 4 bases in 2 codons), with amino-acid sequence MADNEIFDDPEKLKRGLVKVLECVATISSXPIFGVAGSLIRVVLHHVDDEDMQKLRREFGSVNRALDEISQQNRQALLQIKKETVDKQYHEVEENIXAVRKFMEIVEAKPEQVQRKKEDFVESFMNDKDDQNMYTLYEGVIGKRKLFSQPVLDVYMKHSQGDQRVMENLCTRLAYLFCIGFIALMGYYGIIGDDLESRNEEWEENMKNVQEKMQEVLRRCK; translated from the exons ATGGCAGACAATGAGATCTTTGACGACCCAGAGAAGCTGAAGAGGGGTCTTGTGAAGGTTCTAGAGTGTGTGGCCACCATCTCGTC GCCCATCTTCGGTGTGGCGGGCTCTCTCATCCGGGTGGTGCTGCACCATGTGGACGATGAAGACATGCAGAAACTCAGACGTGAGTTTGGCAGCGTGAATCGAGCACTGGATGAAATCTCACAGCAGAACCGTCAAGCACTGCTGCAAATCAAGAAGGAAACAGTGGACAAACAGTACCACGAGGTGGAGGAAAACAT TGCAGTCCGCAAATTCATGGAGATCGTGGAGGCCAAGCCGGAGCAAGTGCAACGCAAGAAGGAAGATTTCGTCGAGAGTTTCATGAATGACAAAGATGACCAGAACATGTACACGCTTTACGAAGGCGTGATTGGGAAGCGCAAACTCTTCAGCCAGCCCGTCCTAGACGTCTACATGAAGCATTCGCAGGGTGACCAGCGCGTCATGGAGAACCTCTGCACCCGACTGGCCTACCTGTTCTGCATCGGTTTCATCGCTCTGATGGGCTACTACGGCATCATAGGGGATGACTTGGAATCTCGGAACGAGGAGTGGGAAGAGAACATGAAGAATGTGCAGGAGAAAATGCAGGAGGTGCTGAGGAGATGCAAGTGA